TCGTTGGCGCGCTCGTCGAGGGAGATGAGGATCGCGTCCACTTCCATGTTCTTGAGCTTGTAGAGCAGGTCGAAGTTGGAGCCCATGATCAGGTCGATGTTGAGTTCGCTGCGGCGGATCTTCAGGCCCATGATCAGTTGCGGTACGGTCTTTACCGTTAGCGAATACAACGAGCCCAGCTTGAAACGCTCGGCGGAGAAACCGGCGGCTTCACGGGTGAGGCGCACGCTGTCGACCACGTCGGCCACCAGTTTCTGCGCACGCTCTTCCAGCACATACGCGCTTTCCAGCGGCGTGAGGTTGCGCCCTTCATGTTTGAACAGCGGGCAGCGCAGGGCGTTTTCCAGGGAGTGGATGGCGCGGTGCACGCTGACATTGCTGGTTTGCAACTCGGCTGCGGCGCGGGCCAGGTTGCCGGTGCGCATGAACGCCAGGAAGATTTCCAGCTTCTTGAGGGTGAACTCTTCGTCGATCAGCATGGCCGTGGCTCTTATTCGAATGCCGTCGATTGTGCCCCTAAAACCCGTTCACTCCCAGCCATGCGCTGCCCAGGCCCAACAGCACGCCGAGGATGATCAGCCAGATCGCATTCAACCGCGTGTAATACACCACGGCGGCGCTGGCCAAGGTCAGCACCAGGCTGGTGGCGTTGTTTTCCAGGCTGTTCATCAGGATGTAAGTGGAGGCGAGGATCAGCCCGATGGAAATGGGCAGCAGGCTGCGCTTGACCCTTTGCACCCACGGCGTGCGGGTGTGGCGCTCCAGCCAGCCGGCGCCGACGTAGGTGAGTACCGAACACGGCACCAGCTTGGCCATCAGCGCCACCAGCGCACCGGGCAGGCCGGCGGCCTGTTGACCGATGAACACCAGGAACATGCCGTTAGGGCCGGGCAGCGCCTGGGACAGTGCAAAGAACGCGACGAATTGTGCGTCGGTGATCCAGCGCATATCGACCACGGTGTAGCGGTGGATATCGCCAATGGCCACGGTGTTGCCGCCAATCGCCATCAATGACCACAGCGCGCATTGGATCATCAGGTGCAGCAGGACGGTTTGCATCAGCTGGCCACCGCTTTCGCAGGGATAAAGCTCAAGGCCAGGGAACTGGGGATGCAGACCAGCAGCACCATCCACAGCGGCAGCACCAGCACGGCCATCAACACAAAGGTGAGCAGGAAGGCGCTGTAATTGGCGACGGTCCTGGGCATCGCCTTGAGCAGTCGCAAGGTCGTGCCGAGCATCAACCCAGTGGCAATCGGCATCACCGCGCCGAAGATTTGCTGCACCACGTCGTGGCTCCACCACTTTGCGTAGGCGAAACCGGCGAACACGGTGATCAGCGAGGGGAACAGGTACAGCCCGAACACGGTCACAACCGCACCCGGCAAACCATGCAGGCGCCGGCCGTAGATGATGCCGACGTTGGCGATATTGGGGCCAGGGAAGAACTGGCCCGTGGTGAGCAGTTCGTTGAAACCCTGCTCGCTGACCCATTGCCTGCGGTCAACCATCATCTGGCGCGCCCAGGGCATCACGCCGCCAAAACCGAACAGGCCGACCATGGCGAAGTTGTAAAACAACTGCCATAGGCTGGGGTGGGGCGAGGTGGGTTCAAGCTCGGGCATGGGGGCGTTCCGGGGCGACGGCGGTTGGGGGCAATCATCGTTTGCCGATAGCCTTTGGGCAAATGAAGAAAAGCCGGTTACCTGCTCAGGCGCCACAGGCGTCAGAATGCAGGTGGCCAAACCATGTGGTAACGGTTATTCGAGGTGAGTGACACATGTATCACGGGGAACGATTCAACGCCTGGAGCCATTTGCTCGGGGCGGTCGCGGCCTTGCGGGCGCGGTGTGGATGTTGGTGGTGGCGAGCCTGGATGGCAGCCCCTGGAAGATCGTCAGCGTTGCGATTTATGGCTTTACGCTGCTGGTGCTGTACAGCGCGTCCACCGTGTACCACAGCGTGCGCGGGCGGCGAAAAGAGATCATGCAGAAGGTCGATCACTTTTCGATCTACCTGTTGATTGCCGGCAGCTACACGCCGTTTTGCCTGGTGACTCTGCGGGGGCCGTGGGGCTGGACGCTGTTCGGGATTGTGTGGGGGCTGGCGGTGATCGGCATATTGCAGGAGATCAAGCCGCGCTCCGAGGCGCGGGTCCTGTCCATCGTGATCTACGCGGTGATGGGCTGGATCGTGCTGGTGGCGGTCAAGCCGTTGATTGCCGCGCTCGGCACGGCGGGGTTCACCTGGTTAGCGGCGGGTGGCGTGTTGTACACCGTGGGCATCATCTTTTTTGCCCTGGAGGATCGCCTGCGACATTCCCATGGGATCTGGCATTTGTTTGTGATCGGCGGGAGCCTGCTGCATTTCGTGGCGATCATGCACTACGTGCTCTGAACCCTGTGGGGCTGGCTTGCCTGCTCCCACATTACAAGCGCTGCAGCAGCTCTTGGGCACGCTGCCCGAAAATCCCCAACAACGTTGCCAACATATGCGGCGGCGGCTCGTCGGCGCGAGTCAGCGCGTACAACGTGATCGGCAGCGGCGGCGTGAGCGTGCGGATACAGGTGGTGGCCGTGGAGGCACCCAGCGCGGTGAAGGGGTCGATCACCGTAAGACCTGCGCCAGATTCCACCATGGCGCGGGCCAAAGAATAGGTTTGCACGCAGATCGTCACCCGAGGCGGTGGGTCGACGTTTTCCAGGTAGCTGTCGAGTTTGGCCGCTAAAGGGTCGGCGCTGGAAAGGCCAATCAACGGCGCACCGGCGAGGTCGGCCAAGGCCAGCGGTTTGCTTAAGTCAGACTCGGCCCAATAACCCTTGGATGCCAACGCCACCAACACACCATTGGCCAACACCTGCGTGGTCAGCCCCGGATGGCCGGAGAAGTTGAGCGTCAACGCCAGATCGATTTCGCGCATCAACAGCTTCTGCACCAACTCGCGGCTATGGTCGCTGGACAGTTCGCAGGCCATGGCCGGGTAGTCGCGTTTCCATTCCAGGATCGCCGGTGGCAGCAGCGACAGGGCCAACGCCGGAATCGCACCAATGCGCACACTTTGGCCAGGCTCACGGCGCAAGCTCTTGGCCAGGCGCCGCACACCTTGCAGGCTTTCGGTGACTTTCTCGACTTCGCTTTCCAGCGCCAGGGCTTCCGGTGTGGGCTGCAATTTGCCACGCACCCGCAGAAACAGTGGAAAGCCCAGTTGCAACTCGGCGTGCTGCAACACCTTGGTCACCGCCGGTTGTGACACGTGCAGCAACTGCGCGGCCGCGCTGACCGAGCCGGTCTGGCGGATGGCCTGGAAGATTTCGATATGACGCAGGCGCATGACAAGTCCATAACCTTTGTTTATAGGTGACCCATCTTTATTCATTGTCGGTGGCCTGTCACCTGCCCCTAGGCTTGAAGCCTGTTAATTCAACGACTGGGGCTGGGATGGCCAAGCAGGTTTGCATCATTGGCGGTGGGGTCATCGGCTTGGCCAGTGCGTATGCGTTAGTGCGGGCGGGCCATGAAGTGACGCTGATCGACGCCCGCGACACCCTGGGCAGCGAAACCAGTTTCGCCAATGGCGGGCAGTTGTCCTACCGCTATGTTGCGCCGCTGGCGGATGCCGGTGTGCCGCTGCAAGCCATCGGCTGGCTGCTGCGCGGCGACTCGCCGCTCAAGCTGCGACCGCGCCTGGACCCTCAGCAATGGCGTTGGATGGCGTCGTTTCTCGGCGCTTGCCGTGGCTCGGTCAACACACGCAATGCCGCCCATTTGCTGCGCCTGGCGTCGCTGAGCCAGTCCACGTTGCAGCGGTGGCGTGAAGACGATCACCTGGGCGGTTTCGACTGGCGGCGCAACGGCAAGCTGGTGACTTTCCGCAGCGCCCAGTCGTTTGAACATGCCCGCAGCAAGGTCACCGATATCCTGCAGCAACAGGTGCTATCGGCCGGCGATTGCGCGCGCCTGGAACCGGCGCTGGCCGGCGGTGGCTTTGTGGGGGGATCTATACACCGAATGAAGAAGTGGCCGATTGTCATGCCTTTTGTCAGCGCATGGCGGCGCGGCTTGAAGCCTCGGGACGCTGCCGTTTTATGTTGGGACGCAAAGTCACGGGGCTTCGTCATGCCGACGGTGCAGTACAGGCCATTGAACTGGGTGACGAGGTGATGCCTGTGGAAAACCTGGTGCTGGCAGCTGGGTACCGTAGCACCGAGCTGGGCGTTTCGTTGCCGCTGTATCCGCTTAAGGGGTACAGCCTCAGCGTGCCGATTGGCGCGCAGCACCAGGCGCCAAACGTGAGCATCACAGACTATGACCGCAAGATCGTCTACGCCCGTATCGGTGAGCAACTGCGGGTGGCCGCCATGGTGGATATCGTCGGCTTTGACGCCGGCCTCGAACCTAAACGACTGGCCCTGATGAAACGCCAGGCGTTGGAGACATTCCCTATGGCGGGCGACTACGCCCACGCGGTGGAATGGGCCGGTATGCGCCCGGCCACCCCGACCGGCGTGCCGCTGATCGGCGCGAGTGCCTATCGCAACCTCTGGCTGAACCTGGGCCACGGCGCCCTCGGTTTTACCTTGGCCTGCGGCAGCGGCCAATTATTGGCCGAGTTGATCAGCCAACACGCTCCTTCCATTGATTTGCAGGGCCTGACGCCCCGCGCCGCTTGAGGATGCATTGATGACTATCACCCGAATCAGCAGCAACGACCGGCTTTCTGGCGCCGTGGCCTTCCAGGACCTGGTGTTCCTGTCGGGCCAGGTACCGGGCGACGGTCAGGACGTGACGACCCAGACCCGGGAAGTGCTGGCCAAGATCGACGCGCTGCTGGCCCAGGCGGGCAGCGACAAAGACCACCTGCTCAACGCGACGATTTACCTGAAAGACATCGGTGACGGCTTCGCGCCGATGAACGAGGTGTGGTCTGCGTGGCTGTCACCGGGCATGGCGCCCACCCGCACCACCCTGCAAGCGGCACTGGCGCGGCCGAGTGTGCTGGTGGAAATCAGCGTGATCGCGGTACGAAAATAACTGCAAGACCAACGGAGAACAACAATGAAAAAGATCCTGTTGACCGGCTGCACCCTGGGGCTTTTGCTGGGGGCACACGCGCATGCGAACGAAGCTCCACTGACGGGGGCGTTAGGCAAGATCGCCAGCGCCAAGTCCATCACCTTGGGCTATCGCGATGCGTCGGTGCCGTTTTCCTATGTGGGGGATCACAGTGGCAAGCCCATGGGCTACTCGGTGGAGCTGGCGAACAAGATCGTCGAGCGCATCCAGCAGAAAACCGGGGTGGCCAACCTCAACGTGAAATACAACCTGGTGACCTCCCAAACGCGCATTCCGCTGGTGCAGAACGGCACCGTCGACCTGGAGTGCGGCTCCACCGGGGTGACGGCTGAGCGGCAGAAACAGGTGGCGTTTTCCTACGGGTTTATCTACGTGAAGGGCCAACTGCTGACGGCGAAGGACAGCGGTATAAACGGTTTTGCCGACCTTGCCGGCAAGAATGTGGTGACCACCGCCGGCACCACCAATGAGCGCTTCCTGAAAAGCTACAACGCCGAGCACAAAGCCAATATGTTCGTGATCAGCGCCAAGGACCATGGAGAGGCGTTCAAGATGCTCGAAACCGGCCGCGCGGCTGCGTTCTACATGGATGATGCGCTGCTCTACGGCGAGCGCGCCAAGGCCAAGGACCCGCACAACTGGGTGGTCGTCGGCCAAGAACAGTCGCGGAAATCTACAGCTGCATGCTGCGCAAGGACGACCCGCAGTTTCTGGCGGTGGTCAACGAGACGCTCGGCGACCTGTACCGCTCTGGGGAGATCAACGGGATTTACCAGCGCTGGTTCGAACAGTCGATTCCGCCCAAGGGCTTGAACCTGGAGTTCCCGATGACCAGCGAGCTGAAGGCGATTATCGCCAAGCCGGTGAGTGATCCGGTGGAATAGTTGCCTGGTATCCCAATCCAAATGTGGGAGCTGGCTTGCCTGCGATAGCGGTGGGTCAGGCGCCGGACGGGTTGGCTGGAAGACCGCAATCGCAGGCAAGCCAGCTCCCACATTTTGATTGGGTTTGCAAAGGGAGGGGGTTAGAAATCGCCCCACAGTTGTTGAGCAACCGCGAGCGCCACCACTGGCGCCGTCTCGGTACGCAACACACGCGGGCCGAGGCGCGCGGCGTGGTAACCGGCAGCTTGGGCCGTGTCTACTTCTCCATCGGTCAACCCACCCTCCGGTCCGATCAAAAACGCCAGGCTCGCAGGCTTGGCATGGCTGATCATCGGCTCCGCCACTGGGTGCAGCACCAACTTCAGATCCGCCTCGGTCTGTTTCAACCAGTCCGCCAGCAACAGCGGTGGGTGAATCACTGGCACCGTCGAACGCCCACACTGCTCGCAGGCGCTGATCGCCACCTGTCGCCAGTGCAGCAGGCGCTTGTCGGCGCGCTCATCCTTGAGGCGGACTTCGCAGCGCTCGCTGAAAATCGGCGTGATCGCATTGACGCCCAGCTCGGTTGCCTTCTGGATGGCCCAATCCATCCGCTCGCCCCGGGACAGGCCCTGGCCAAGGTGAATGTGCAGCGGTGATTCGGCCTGGCCGTTGAAGGTTTCCGTGAGTTGCACGGTGACGCGCTTCTTGCCGACTTCCAGCAGGCTGCCCAGGAATTCCTGGCCGGAGCCGTCGAACAATTGCACGGCATCGCCTTCGCCCATGCGCAGTACGCGGCTGATGTAATGCGCCTGGGCTTCGGGCAATTCGTGGTCACCGAGGCTCAGCGGGGTGTCGGTGAAAAAGCGGGACAGTCTCATTTCTGTTCTCTGGAAAAATACAAAACCTGTGGGAGCCGGGCTTGCCCGCGATGACGGTAGCCCGGCAGCCGATCAGTTGAGTGAACTCAATCAGCCTGGGTCACGGAAACCCGGGTGGAAGTCCTTCGGCACCGCAACGCTGACGCTGCTGTTGGTGGCGATATCGATGCCTTCGCTGGCAACTTCTGCCAGGAAGTCGATCTGCTCCGGGGTAATCACATAAGGCGGCAGGAAATACACCACGCTGCCCAAAGGCCGCAACAGCGCGCCGCGTTCCAGCGCGTGTTCAAACACCTTCAAGCCACGGCGTTCCTGCCAGGGGTAGGCGGTTTTGGTGGCCTTGTCCTGGACCATCTCGATGGCCAGCACCATGCCGGTCTGGCGCACTTCCGAGACGTGAGGATGATCCACCAGATGCGCGGTGGCGGTGGCCATGCGCTGGGCCAGGGCCTTGTTGTTTTCGATGACGTTATCTTCTTCGAAAATATCCAGGGTCGCCAACGCGGCCGCACACGCCAGCGGGTTGCCGGTGTAGCTGTGGGAATGCAGGAAGGCGCGCAGGGTCGGGTAGTCGTCGTAGAACGCGTCGTACACGTCATCGGTGGTGACCACCGCCGCCAACGGCAGGTAGCCACCGGTGAGGGCTTTGGACAAACACAGGAAGTCCGGGCGAATGCCGGCCTGTTCGCAGGCGAACATGCTGCCGGTGCGGCCGAAGCCCACGGCGATTTCGTCGTGGATCAGGTGCACGCCGTAGCGGTCGCAGGCTTCGCGCAGCAGCTTGAGGTACACCGGGTGGTACATGCGCATGCCGCCGGCGCCCTGGATCAGCGGTTCGATGATCACAGCGGCGACGGTGGCGTGGTGTTCGGCGAGGGTTTGTTCCATCACCTGGGCCATCGTGCGCGAGTGGTCTTCCCAGCTCACGCCCTCGGGGCGCAGGTAGCAATCGGGGCTTGGCACTTTGATGGTGTCGAGCAACAGCGCCTTGTAGGTCTCGGTAAACAGCGGCACGTCGCCCACCGACATCGCGGCGATGGTTTCACCGTGATAGCTATTGGTGAGGGTGACGAAGCGCTTTTTATTCGGCAGGCCACGGTTGAGCCAGTAGTGAAAGCTCATTTTCAGCGCGACTTCGATGCAGGACGACCCATTATCGGCGTAGAAGCAGCGTGTCAGGCCTTCTGGCGTCATCTGCACCAGGCGCTCGGACAGCTCGATCACCGGCTGGTGGCTGAAACCGGCGAGGATCACGTGTTCCAGTTGGTCGACCTGGTCCTTGATGCGCTGGTTGATGCGCGGGTTGGCGTGGCCGAATACGTTGACCCACCAAGAACTGACGGCGTCGAGGTAGCGTTTGCCTTCGAAGTCTTCCAACCACACGCCTTCACCGCGCTTGATCGGGATCAGCGGCAGTTGCTGGTGGTCTTTCATTTGGGTGCAGGGATGCCACAGCACGGCGAGGTCGCGTTGCATCCACTGATTGTTCAGGCCCATCTTTCGTCTCCTCGAAGCAACAATCGCGCAAGCCTATGCAATGGACGACAGTGTCACAACCTATTACACGTGAATTGAAGGTAAACGTAGGACGGTCTGTCACGTTTTGTAGGAATAGTCCTTAATCCGAGGTTAATTTAGGCTTCATACCCTCAAGATCGCATTTCTTGATATTTCAAAGCGAAATTTTCCGCTTTAAATCGATAGGTAACACGCTAGTCTTGGGCGCAGCTCTTACGGGATTAAGTACATGCAGTTACGTAACTCACCGGCCCGTTATGGCTGGGTCAGCATCGTTTTGCACTGGGGTGTGGCCCTGGTGGTGTTCGGTTTGTTTGCGTTGGGCCTGTGGATGGTCGGTCTCGATTATTACAGCGCATGGCGCAAAGACGCACCGGACCTGCACAAGAGCATCGGCATCACGCTGTTCGCCGTCATGCTGGTACGTATCGTCTGGCGTTTGGTCAGCCCGCCACCACCACCGCTGGCGAGCTACAGCCGCATGACCCGTATCGGTGCCGCATTTGGCCACGCGTTCCTTTATCTCGGGCTGTTTGCCGTGATGATCGCCGGTTACCTGATTTCCACCGCAGACGGTGTCGGTATCCCGGTGTTTGGCCTGTTTGAGATTCCTGCCGTGGTTTCCGGGCTACCGGACCAGGCAGACACCGCAGGCGTGGTGCACTTGTACCTTGCCTGGGTGTTGGTGGTTTTCGCCGGCTTGCACGGCGTGGCTGCATTGAAACACCACTTCATTGATCGTGATGTGACCCTGACGCGAATGCTGGGGCGCAAAGCCTGATGTTCAACCTCGACTCACAAGGAATAGAAAGCATGTTGAAAAAGACTCTCGCCGCTCTGGCAATTGGTTCTGCTCTGCTGTCCGCAGGTTCGGCGATGGCTGCTGACTACAAGATCGACAAAGAAGGCCAGCACGCCTTCATCGATTGGAAAATCAGCCACCTGGGCTACAGCTTCATTCACGGCACGTTCAAGGATTGGGATGGCACGTTCAGCTGGGACAAGGCCAAGCCAGAAGCCAGCAAGATCTCTGTCGAAGTGAAAACCGCCAGCCTGTGGTCCAACCATGCTGAACGTGACAAGCACATCGCCAGCAAAGACTTCCTGGACGTTGGCAAGTTTGCCGATGCCAAGTTCGTATCGACCGCAGTCAAGCCTACCGGCGAGAAAACCGCTGACGTGACCGGCGACCTGACCTTGCACGGCGTTACCAAGCCTGTGACCTTCAAGGCGACGTTCAACGGTGAAGGCAGTGATCCATGGGGCGGCCAACGTGCTGGCTTCAACGCCACCACCACACTGAACCTGAACGACTTCGGCATCAAAGGCCCAGGCCCGACTTCCCAGACGGCTGACCTGGACATCTCGCTGGAAGGTGTAAAACAGAAGTAACGTTCCATGCCTGACAAAAAGCCCCGACTGGTTCGGGGCTTTTTTGTGCCTGAAAATCACCCTGGATCACCGGTGAGAGGGGGCTTTAGAACCGCCCACTGATACCCAGCAACGGGCCCTTCTGCACGATGTCGTAGACAAAACCATCGTGCTGGTAATTGACCCCCATGGCCCGGTAACCGGCCACCGCCGAAAAACCGGGCAGGAACTCCCAGCCTGCCAACGCTGCCAGGTCCCAGTCTTCCCGAGACTGCCCGGCGCCTGCCATGCCCCAGGCTGACAGCCAGAACCGGTCGTTCACTGCATAGTGCCCACGCACGCCTGCCATGGCGTCTGCCCACGTCGCGTTGTCAGAACCCGACCGCCCACCCAGTGGTCCGCCATGGAAGCTGAGGGTGGTGCCGCTGTACCAGACACGCATGCCGCCGGCGATATCCAGCCGACGACTGTCATCCCCCAACACCGTGTAACCACCTCCCAGGAACCCGGACGCTGTCTTGCTTTCGACCTCCAGCTTGGCGCCGCCAGGCAAGCGGTTGCGGGTGTCGGTGTCGATGTACATCAAGTCGGCGAGTACGCTGTAGGGGCCCCGACGCGCCTCGCCCATCAGCATCACCGACATATCGACCGTCTTGGCGATGTCGGAAAAGTCAGACTTTATGAATTGGGTTCCGGTGCTGCTATGGCCTACGTGGCCTCGGATGCCGGCGCCCCATACATAAGGTCCGCCGTTGAAGGTCCAGTCATCGTTGTCGGCCGCCATGGCGGGCCCAGCGACAAGAAAGGCGCCGGCCAGCAGGGCCAGGCGCCGTAAAGATGAGTCAGTCATGCTTTCTCTCGATCAGTGCTGGGTCAGCGAGAGTGCCACGCTCTCGGCCGCACAGTCCTCGGTTGGCTTCAAGCCAGCTTTTGCGCGGCCTTGACCTCTTCTTTCGCCGCCGCAAGGTCCGCCAGGAACGCCGGGTTGCTATGCAAGCTCGCCACTGTCGCCGCGCCCATGATGCGACCGGCATCCACGTCGCTCTGCCAGTGGGCATTGCAGATGACCCGGCTCTGGCCGAATGACAACCCGCGAGTCATCAGCTCAGTCGCGCGTGCAGGCTGAACCTCAGCCAGCAGCAGCCCCCACGCCCAACCGGCAGCGGAGTGGCCCGACGGCCAGGAACCATCGGTGCGTAGCAGCGGCTCCATATCGGCACGGCAGGTGCCTTCGTTATGAGCCACGAAGGGGCGCGTGCGGTTGTAGGCGTTTTTCCCGGCATAGGTGGAACCGCCGGCGTCCGACAGGGTGCGTTGCATCAAGGTGTACAGATGCGGCGTGGTTTTTTCGGTGATGGGTGTGCCCATCGCGCAGGAGAAACGCCTGGGCGGGGCCTGGGAATTGCAGTTCAGCATCCGCGGCCGCGAGCTTTTCCCGGGCCGTACCCCGTAGCGCCAATGCTGCTCGTCGCGCTTCCTCGTCCCGCGCAAACGCCGCAGAGTCAGGCTTGGGCGGCGCACCCAGCAATGCCAGGCGCAGGGGCAAGTCCTTCGAATCCAGATAGCCGGGGGCCAGCTTGAAGTGCGGGTCGGTGACCTTGGGTGGCGCATCGTCGGCAAGCACCAGCCCTGACCAGAGCAGGCCGACCAGCCCCAGTTGCTTATGTACTGTTTTCATCGAGTGTTCCCTCATCAAAACCGGTACAGGGCATTCAGATAGGCGCCAGCGCCCACGTTTTCACCCGTCAGCGGGCTGTTGCGGGCGTCGGAGACCAGGGCGTAGGTCTTGATGCCGCCTTCCAATGCCAGCTGTGGTTGCCATTGCCAGGTGAGCCCCACCTTCAGGGTCACGTCGCGCATCCCGCCGCCCGGGTGGTATTCCTCGAAGCCGGTACGTGCTGCTTGTTGGGCGGTGACACCGAAGCGCGCCATCATGTCTTTGTCATTGCTCCAGGTGCCGTACACGGTCGAGTCCAGGGTCAAGGTCGAAGACAACGCATAGGCAGTGGCGTAGCCGGCTTCCAGGTACGCGGTACGCCCCAGGCTCTCGCCACCGTAATCGCGGCTCTGGCTGGCTTGCAGGCCGCGAACGAACAGGCGGCCGGCCGGTAACATCCAATACGCTTCGGCTCCCACCAGAGCGGTGCTGTCCAGATTGCCCATGCCCTTCAAGTAGTCGTCACGACCGCCCAGGGTGTGGATTCTCTCTTGCGACCCTGGTCGTACCCAAGCAGCAGGGCCACGCCGAATGGCGAGAGCCCTGGCAAGTCCCAGCGCAGGCCTTCCGGGAAAGAGGCGGTGAACTTGCCCCAGCTTTCGGTCGGCAAGACGGCTTTGAGTTTCAGCGATGGGAACGCGGCGTAGTGCGAAGAACCTTCGTACAACGGGCCAACGGCGAGCCCGCCGCCGACGGTCACGGACGGCTCATTCGAGTCGTCTGCGTGTACCGGCAATGCCATCGCCAGTGCCAGCGTCGCACCGGTAATGAGTGTTACGGGATGCTTGAGGAAGTTTGAACCACCGATGGTTGTCATTACTTATTTCCTTGGGTGTAAAACCAAACTTATTGGCGTATGTGCTGAGTGATAAACGGGCGCAGTGGTTAATCAGCGTGCGACGGGCTGCGGCTTTGGAAAGCTCCATTGGCCATTCAGGATTTGTTCGCTCGGCTGATAAAGCCTGACGGTGTAGTTCCAGCCAGGTGTTGTAGGCAGGCAGTTGGCGATCTTTCCATCGCACCCGCCGAACTGGATGGCGATGCTGCCGTCCGCACTTTTCTTGGCCGTGAGGTTGTTCAACGAATAGGCGTCATAGGGGTTCTTTTCGAAGTAACCGCCGGCGTTATAAACACTGACGGACCAGAAGCTATTGACCGGGACGTCACCCACGTTGAGTCGGTAAACGGTTTTCCCGTCGTTCTTGGGCATCACACCGCCGAGGTAGATAGCGTCCTTGGCCGGGTTGCCACCCCACCCTGTTGCTGTGCCGATCAGGTGATGAATCGGGTTGACCGCGCTCTTGGGGCCAAAAGACTGGTTGTAGTCGGGAATGGTCGAACCCAGGACTTCCAGGGCTTCACGCACCTTTGTCTGGCTGGCCTGGTCCCACTTGGGGACTACGAATTCGCCGACTTTGGCCTGGCTGACGGTGATTGCGTCCTGCAGCGCATGCACTGTTTCAAGGTCTTTGCGGTCTGCGGGGTCGAAGAACGTGCGCACCGCGACAAATACGTACCGCGTGCCAACCGCTTGTTTCGTCAGGGTCCGGCTGCCAGCGCCGTAAGTAACGATGGGCACGTAGTGGTCTTCATTGATGACCGCCATCGACATGAACCGCCCACCGGCCTCAGGCAAGTTGATCGTGACGGGGCCGGCATCCAGATCGAACACCGCTGATGAATAGAGTGTGTCCCGATTCATCCGAACCACGTTTTGGGCATCGATGGGCACGGCTTCGCGGCT
The Pseudomonas poae DNA segment above includes these coding regions:
- a CDS encoding DUF1254 domain-containing protein, which codes for MSHSSTACIFAMALATFGSAYAQSSPEATIPVGVDNFARAESDLYLGKMVATGSLGRFVHSREAVPIDAQNVVRMNRDTLYSSAVFDLDAGPVTINLPEAGGRFMSMAVINEDHYVPIVTYGAGSRTLTKQAVGTRYVFVAVRTFFDPADRKDLETVHALQDAITVSQAKVGEFVVPKWDQASQTKVREALEVLGSTIPDYNQSFGPKSAVNPIHHLIGTATGWGGNPAKDAIYLGGVMPKNDGKTVYRLNVGDVPVNSFWSVSVYNAGGYFEKNPYDAYSLNNLTAKKSADGSIAIQFGGCDGKIANCLPTTPGWNYTVRLYQPSEQILNGQWSFPKPQPVAR